The following are encoded together in the Fundidesulfovibrio putealis DSM 16056 genome:
- the ftsA gene encoding cell division protein FtsA, with product MAKASELIVGLDIGTTKICTVVGELSPEGVDVVGIGTAPSTGLRKGVVVNIEQTVASIKRALEEAELMAGCEIRTVYAGIAGSHIKGFNSHGVIAVKGGEVTQKDVERVLDAAKAVAIPLDREVIHILPQEYIVDDQRGIADPLGMAGVRLEVKVHIVTGAVTSAQNIIRSCHRAGLDVADIVLEALASAKAVLTEEEREIGVALVDLGGGTTDLAVFSNDSIKHTSVLALGGNNLTNDIAFGLRTPMASAEKIKIKYGCALSDLVRKDEVIEVISVGGREPRRLSRQVLSEICEPRIEEMLALVDQELIKSGLKNSIAAGVVLTGGTALIEGIQELGEQIFNLPTRVGYPMRVGGLKDVVNSPMYATAVGLLMYGAEKEGVEKRFRIRSDEKVFNRILGRMRKWFVDVK from the coding sequence ATGGCCAAGGCTTCGGAACTCATTGTCGGGCTGGACATCGGCACCACCAAGATATGCACGGTGGTGGGCGAGCTTTCGCCTGAAGGCGTGGACGTGGTGGGCATCGGCACTGCGCCGTCCACCGGCCTTCGCAAGGGCGTGGTGGTCAACATCGAACAGACGGTGGCCTCCATCAAGCGCGCCCTGGAGGAAGCCGAGCTCATGGCCGGCTGCGAAATCCGCACGGTGTACGCGGGCATAGCCGGGAGCCACATCAAGGGCTTCAACTCCCACGGCGTCATCGCCGTGAAGGGGGGCGAGGTAACCCAGAAGGACGTGGAGCGCGTGCTGGACGCGGCCAAGGCCGTGGCCATCCCGCTGGACCGCGAGGTGATCCACATCCTGCCGCAGGAATACATCGTGGACGACCAGCGCGGCATCGCCGATCCGCTGGGCATGGCCGGGGTGCGCCTGGAAGTGAAGGTGCACATCGTCACTGGCGCGGTCACCAGCGCCCAGAACATCATCCGCAGCTGCCACCGCGCGGGCCTGGATGTGGCCGACATCGTGCTGGAGGCCCTGGCCTCGGCCAAGGCCGTGCTCACCGAAGAGGAGCGCGAGATCGGCGTGGCCCTGGTGGACCTGGGCGGCGGCACCACCGACCTGGCGGTGTTCTCCAACGACTCCATCAAGCACACCTCGGTGCTGGCGCTTGGCGGCAACAACCTGACCAATGACATCGCCTTCGGCCTGCGCACGCCCATGGCCAGCGCGGAGAAGATCAAGATCAAGTACGGCTGCGCGCTGTCCGACCTGGTGCGCAAGGACGAAGTCATCGAGGTGATCAGCGTGGGCGGGCGCGAACCGCGCAGGCTGTCTCGCCAGGTGCTGTCTGAAATCTGCGAGCCGCGCATCGAGGAGATGCTGGCCCTGGTGGACCAGGAGCTCATCAAGAGCGGGCTCAAGAACTCCATCGCTGCTGGCGTGGTGCTCACAGGCGGCACGGCGCTGATCGAAGGCATCCAGGAGCTTGGCGAACAGATTTTCAACCTGCCTACCCGCGTGGGCTACCCCATGCGCGTCGGCGGACTCAAGGACGTTGTGAACAGCCCCATGTACGCAACTGCCGTGGGGCTTTTGATGTACGGCGCGGAGAAGGAAGGCGTTGAAAAGCGCTTCCGTATCCGTTCGGACGAAAAAGTCTTCAATCGCATCCTCGGACGAATGCGGAAATGGTTCGTGGATGTGAAGTAA
- the ftsZ gene encoding cell division protein FtsZ: MDIYDIDFESNARIKVVGVGGGGGNAVNNMICSALRGVTFITANTDIQALNKSKAEFKIQLGDKLTKGLGAGANPDCGRDAALESIDQIRKTISDADMVFVTAGMGGGTGTGAAPVIAQAAKEAGALTVGVVTRPFYFEGKKRLTAADKGIAALREQVDSIITIPNDRLLTLASKKATFMEMLKKADEILYYAVKGISDLIMVPGLINLDFADVKAVMSEMGLAMMGFGVARGENRAREAAQKAITSPLLEDVTIDGAKGVLMNITCSPDLTIEEVDEAASTITEAVSDEAKVFFGTVFDETAGDEIRITVIATGIETAEEMARSQAMRAKVSVHPAVGQNVVQHTAQQAPQASQHESVPMPQMQPMQAMQPMHQVPQQMPQQHQPEPQLRQQRPRDAQQEHVASPRTERIMATHHNDLTIPAYLRRARKGGPDQAGIAQYKTHTPGSEDFVFDEDEFEVPAFIRMQAD; encoded by the coding sequence ATGGACATTTATGATATCGATTTTGAATCAAACGCACGCATCAAAGTGGTAGGTGTTGGTGGCGGCGGCGGAAACGCTGTCAACAACATGATCTGTTCTGCTCTGCGCGGCGTCACGTTCATCACGGCCAACACGGACATTCAGGCGCTGAACAAGTCCAAGGCCGAGTTCAAGATCCAGCTGGGCGACAAGCTGACCAAGGGCCTTGGCGCTGGCGCCAACCCCGATTGCGGCCGTGACGCGGCCCTGGAATCCATCGACCAGATCAGGAAGACCATCTCCGACGCGGACATGGTGTTCGTGACCGCAGGCATGGGCGGCGGCACCGGCACCGGCGCTGCTCCCGTCATCGCCCAGGCCGCCAAGGAAGCCGGCGCGCTGACCGTGGGCGTGGTCACCCGGCCTTTCTACTTCGAGGGCAAGAAGCGCCTGACCGCCGCCGACAAGGGCATCGCCGCGCTTCGCGAGCAGGTGGACTCCATCATCACCATTCCCAACGACCGCCTGCTGACCTTGGCCTCCAAGAAGGCCACCTTCATGGAGATGCTGAAAAAGGCAGACGAGATCCTCTACTACGCCGTGAAAGGCATCTCGGACCTTATCATGGTGCCCGGTCTCATCAACCTGGACTTCGCCGACGTGAAGGCCGTGATGAGCGAGATGGGCCTGGCCATGATGGGCTTCGGCGTGGCGCGCGGCGAAAACCGCGCCCGCGAGGCCGCCCAGAAGGCCATCACCAGCCCGCTGCTGGAAGACGTGACCATCGACGGAGCCAAGGGCGTTCTGATGAACATCACCTGTTCGCCCGACCTGACCATCGAGGAAGTGGACGAAGCCGCCTCCACCATCACCGAGGCCGTCAGCGACGAGGCCAAGGTGTTCTTCGGCACCGTGTTTGACGAGACCGCTGGCGACGAGATCCGCATCACCGTCATCGCCACCGGCATCGAGACCGCCGAAGAGATGGCCCGCTCCCAGGCCATGCGCGCCAAGGTGAGCGTGCATCCCGCCGTGGGCCAGAACGTGGTCCAGCACACCGCGCAGCAGGCCCCCCAGGCGAGCCAGCACGAATCCGTGCCCATGCCCCAGATGCAGCCCATGCAGGCCATGCAGCCCATGCATCAGGTCCCGCAGCAGATGCCCCAGCAGCATCAGCCCGAGCCTCAGCTGCGCCAGCAGCGCCCCCGCGACGCCCAGCAGGAGCACGTGGCCAGCCCGCGCACCGAGCGCATCATGGCCACCCATCACAACGACCTGACCATCCCCGCCTACCTGCGCCGTGCGCGCAAGGGCGGACCTGATCAGGCGGGCATCGCGCAGTACAAGACCCACACCCCGGGCTCCGAGGACTTCGTGTTCGACGAAGACGAGTTCGAGGTTCCGGCCTTCATCCGCATGCAGGCCGACTAG
- a CDS encoding radical SAM protein, with protein sequence MNATPRTVYFGARTPVLPDPGGRLPIALAYPGPSRAALSALGWQAVYRLAGQSPWLVTERFFLSAGKDAPRSMDTSSPLDAFPVVAFSLGYELDGAVLTQALAASGVPLLASQRSGFPILLGGGPLAFLNPAPLAPVLDVWFVGEAEAGLVPCLERAAEMILGGASKPEVLEMMAARQGFYVPGRSALPVKRVVAPGGRILTDPACSSFVSHEAEFKDTLLMEVNRGCPHSCRFCAAGFVYRPPRQARMADLQAMVRETSPKKVGLIGTALTDWPELSEFLNWLSAEKVKFTLSSVRADGVTESLLGILRDAGLRTLTLALEGPSARIRRMTNKNLDEEVFLRAVELAAKRGVNHLKTYLIMGWPGEEDADYDELTRFLAEICKVGRVGGGKKGIGHMTLGVNPLVPKPWTPMQWAPMASEAALEDRQASLAAMIKPLRGVRLDGEKPYWARVQGLLARGGEELAELNVLAGELGWRKGLAAWGGDMGPVLDRERAKDEPFPWECIDVGVGREVLWREWERYKSGKRTPKCPDTDCGRCAACGENMGGEEP encoded by the coding sequence GTGAACGCGACTCCACGGACCGTCTACTTCGGCGCCCGCACACCTGTCCTGCCGGATCCCGGCGGCAGGCTGCCGATTGCACTGGCCTATCCAGGCCCCTCCCGGGCGGCATTGTCCGCCTTGGGGTGGCAGGCCGTGTACCGGCTGGCCGGGCAAAGCCCATGGTTGGTAACGGAGCGTTTCTTCCTTTCCGCGGGAAAAGACGCCCCAAGGTCGATGGACACGTCCTCCCCCCTGGACGCGTTTCCTGTCGTGGCCTTCTCCCTGGGTTACGAACTTGACGGAGCCGTGCTGACACAAGCGCTCGCCGCTTCCGGTGTCCCTCTCCTTGCCAGCCAGCGGTCCGGCTTCCCAATCCTGTTGGGAGGCGGGCCGCTGGCCTTTTTGAATCCGGCCCCCCTGGCCCCGGTGCTGGACGTGTGGTTCGTGGGCGAGGCCGAGGCGGGGCTGGTGCCCTGCCTGGAACGCGCCGCCGAGATGATCCTTGGCGGGGCCTCCAAGCCCGAAGTGCTGGAGATGATGGCCGCGAGACAGGGCTTCTACGTGCCGGGGCGCAGCGCGCTTCCGGTGAAGCGCGTGGTGGCTCCGGGCGGACGCATCCTCACTGATCCGGCATGTTCGAGCTTCGTCAGCCACGAGGCCGAATTCAAGGACACCCTGCTCATGGAAGTGAACAGGGGATGTCCGCACTCTTGTCGCTTCTGTGCGGCGGGTTTCGTCTACCGCCCGCCACGGCAGGCCCGCATGGCCGATCTTCAGGCCATGGTGCGCGAGACCTCGCCCAAGAAGGTCGGCCTCATCGGCACGGCGCTCACCGACTGGCCGGAGCTCTCCGAATTTCTGAACTGGCTCTCAGCTGAGAAGGTCAAGTTCACGCTCTCTTCAGTACGGGCCGACGGCGTGACCGAATCGCTGCTCGGCATCCTGCGCGACGCCGGGCTTCGCACCCTGACCCTGGCCCTGGAAGGCCCCAGCGCGCGCATCCGCCGCATGACCAACAAGAACCTGGACGAGGAGGTCTTCCTGCGTGCCGTGGAGCTGGCCGCCAAGCGCGGCGTGAACCACCTGAAGACCTACCTGATCATGGGCTGGCCGGGGGAGGAAGACGCCGACTACGACGAGTTGACGCGCTTCCTGGCCGAAATCTGCAAGGTTGGCCGGGTGGGCGGCGGCAAGAAGGGCATCGGGCACATGACCCTGGGCGTGAACCCGCTGGTGCCCAAACCTTGGACGCCCATGCAGTGGGCTCCCATGGCCTCCGAGGCTGCGCTGGAAGACCGGCAGGCTTCGCTGGCCGCCATGATAAAGCCTCTTCGAGGCGTGCGCCTGGATGGCGAGAAGCCGTATTGGGCACGGGTGCAGGGGCTCTTGGCGCGCGGAGGCGAGGAACTGGCGGAATTGAACGTGCTGGCCGGGGAACTGGGCTGGCGCAAGGGCCTTGCCGCCTGGGGCGGGGACATGGGGCCGGTGCTGGACCGCGAACGCGCCAAGGACGAGCCCTTCCCCTGGGAGTGCATCGACGTGGGCGTTGGCCGCGAAGTGCTCTGGCGCGAATGGGAGCGCTACAAGTCAGGCAAGCGCACGCCCAAGTGCCCGGACACCGACTGCGGGCGCTGCGCGGCCTGCGGCGAGAACATGGGCGGAGAAGAGCCTTAA
- the ribD gene encoding bifunctional diaminohydroxyphosphoribosylaminopyrimidine deaminase/5-amino-6-(5-phosphoribosylamino)uracil reductase RibD, whose protein sequence is MARALQLAAQGKGATAPNPCVGAVLVRDGLIVAEGWHMRHGEPHAEVNCLADAAARGVDPTSCTLYVTLEPCNHFGKTPPCTHAVLAAGIKRVVVGCADPNPRVEGGGADFLRSKGVDVTVGVMEQACKDMIADFAVWQFTPRTYNILKMAATLDGRIASRTCKAAWVSGTQSRAAVHELRTRVDAVVVGGATLRLDNPQLTVRIEGRSIDRQPLAVVVTSLLPEPGSPFTLLTTRPDETIFWTDAANAVSVRAEGLRDKGVRVWELPSIGEKLDLSAGFTMLRQEAGCHTTLCEGGGRLAMSLCRLGLMDEFQYFLAPKILGDEMGIPVFSGEVAESMEQARRLRLAGIAPSGDDLLLTYRPV, encoded by the coding sequence ATGGCCCGCGCGCTGCAACTTGCCGCGCAGGGCAAAGGCGCGACCGCCCCCAACCCATGCGTGGGCGCGGTGCTGGTCCGTGACGGCCTGATCGTGGCCGAGGGCTGGCACATGCGCCACGGAGAGCCCCACGCCGAGGTCAACTGTCTGGCCGACGCGGCAGCGCGCGGCGTGGACCCGACCAGTTGCACGCTCTACGTGACGCTGGAGCCCTGCAACCACTTCGGCAAGACCCCGCCCTGCACCCACGCCGTGCTCGCTGCCGGGATAAAGAGAGTGGTGGTGGGCTGCGCCGACCCCAACCCTCGTGTGGAAGGCGGCGGCGCGGACTTTCTGCGCTCCAAGGGTGTGGACGTGACGGTGGGCGTGATGGAACAGGCCTGCAAGGACATGATCGCTGATTTTGCCGTCTGGCAATTCACGCCCCGCACCTACAACATCCTCAAGATGGCGGCCACGCTGGACGGGCGCATCGCCTCGCGCACCTGCAAGGCGGCCTGGGTCAGCGGCACGCAGTCGCGCGCCGCAGTGCATGAGCTGCGCACCCGGGTGGACGCCGTGGTTGTGGGCGGAGCAACGCTGCGCCTGGACAACCCCCAGCTGACCGTGCGCATCGAGGGCCGTTCCATTGACCGCCAGCCTCTGGCCGTGGTGGTGACGTCGCTGTTGCCGGAGCCTGGCTCTCCGTTCACGCTTCTGACCACTCGTCCGGACGAAACCATCTTCTGGACAGATGCGGCAAATGCCGTGTCCGTTCGGGCCGAGGGTTTGCGCGACAAGGGCGTTCGGGTGTGGGAGCTGCCCAGCATCGGCGAGAAGCTCGATCTGTCGGCGGGTTTCACCATGCTGCGCCAGGAAGCCGGATGCCACACCACCCTGTGCGAGGGCGGCGGCAGGCTGGCCATGTCCCTGTGCAGGCTGGGGCTTATGGACGAGTTCCAGTATTTCCTTGCCCCGAAAATTCTCGGGGACGAGATGGGGATTCCTGTGTTTTCAGGCGAGGTGGCCGAATCCATGGAGCAGGCCAGACGCCTGCGGCTGGCCGGGATTGCGCCCAGCGGCGACGACCTGCTGCTGACTTACAGACCGGTTTAA
- a CDS encoding deoxycytidylate deaminase, whose protein sequence is MDQRLPWPDYFMGIAALVAERSTCLRRKVGAIAVKDKRILATGYNGAPAGTAHCLDIGCLREKLGIPSGQRHELCRGLHAEQNVIIQAATHGVSIAGAVIYCTTQPCIICTKMLINCGVKDIHYAEGYPDELSRDMLTEAGVNFDTLPGPKNS, encoded by the coding sequence ATGGACCAACGCCTCCCCTGGCCCGACTATTTCATGGGCATCGCCGCCCTGGTGGCCGAGCGCTCCACCTGCCTTCGCCGCAAGGTGGGGGCCATCGCCGTAAAGGACAAGCGCATCCTGGCCACCGGCTACAACGGCGCGCCCGCCGGGACCGCCCACTGCCTGGACATCGGCTGCCTGCGCGAGAAGCTCGGCATCCCGTCCGGCCAACGCCACGAGCTCTGCCGTGGCCTGCACGCCGAGCAGAACGTGATCATCCAGGCCGCAACCCACGGCGTGTCCATAGCCGGGGCGGTCATCTACTGCACGACGCAGCCCTGCATCATCTGCACGAAGATGCTCATCAACTGCGGCGTGAAGGACATCCACTACGCCGAGGGCTACCCGGACGAGCTCTCGCGCGACATGCTCACCGAAGCTGGAGTGAACTTTGATACCCTGCCTGGCCCCAAAAACAGCTGA
- the glyA gene encoding serine hydroxymethyltransferase has protein sequence MDEIFIRDPEIAAAIASEIDRQVGCLELIASENFVSTAVRQAQGSVMTHKYAEGYPHKRYYGGCEFVDVAEDLARDRVKQLFDCPYANVQPHSGSQANMAVYFSVLKPGDTVLGMDLSHGGHLTHGSPVNFSGRFFNIVFYGVKKETGIIDYEALEALAREHKPKMIVAGASAYPRVIDFDRFRAIADEVGAFLMVDMAHIAGLVAAGQHPSPIGKAHFTTSTTHKTLRGPRGGLILAGEEDAKKIDSQIFPGIQGGPLMHVIAAKAVAFGEALRPEFKTYQEQVVKNARVMAAGLVALGYDLVSGGTDNHLMLVDLTNKDVTGKDAQIALDAAGITANKNTVPFETRSPFVTSGIRLGTPALTTRGMNEKDMEKVVAWIDAAIKGKDNESALAQIKADVKNFARQFPLFAW, from the coding sequence ATGGACGAAATTTTCATCCGCGACCCGGAAATCGCCGCCGCCATTGCCAGCGAAATCGACCGCCAGGTCGGCTGCCTGGAGCTCATCGCCTCGGAGAACTTCGTCTCCACCGCCGTGCGCCAGGCCCAGGGCTCGGTCATGACCCACAAGTACGCCGAGGGCTACCCCCACAAGCGCTACTACGGCGGCTGCGAATTCGTGGATGTGGCCGAGGATCTGGCCCGAGACCGCGTCAAGCAACTCTTCGACTGCCCTTACGCCAACGTGCAGCCCCACTCCGGCTCGCAGGCCAACATGGCCGTCTACTTCTCGGTGCTCAAGCCCGGCGACACCGTCCTGGGCATGGACCTGTCCCACGGCGGACACCTGACCCACGGCAGCCCCGTGAACTTCTCCGGCCGCTTCTTCAACATCGTGTTCTACGGCGTGAAGAAAGAGACCGGCATCATCGACTACGAGGCCCTGGAAGCCCTGGCCCGTGAGCACAAGCCCAAGATGATCGTGGCCGGAGCCAGCGCCTACCCCCGCGTCATCGACTTCGACCGCTTCCGCGCCATCGCGGACGAGGTCGGCGCCTTCCTGATGGTGGACATGGCCCACATCGCCGGTCTGGTGGCTGCCGGACAGCACCCCTCGCCCATCGGCAAGGCCCACTTCACCACCTCCACCACCCACAAGACCCTGCGCGGACCGCGCGGCGGCCTGATCCTGGCCGGTGAGGAGGACGCCAAGAAGATCGACTCGCAGATTTTCCCCGGCATCCAGGGCGGACCGCTCATGCACGTGATCGCGGCCAAGGCCGTGGCTTTCGGCGAGGCCCTGCGCCCCGAGTTCAAGACCTACCAGGAGCAGGTGGTCAAGAACGCGCGCGTGATGGCGGCTGGCCTCGTGGCCCTTGGCTACGACCTGGTCTCGGGCGGCACCGACAACCACCTGATGCTCGTCGACCTGACCAACAAGGACGTCACCGGCAAGGACGCCCAGATCGCGCTGGACGCGGCCGGCATCACAGCCAACAAGAACACCGTCCCCTTCGAGACCCGCTCCCCCTTCGTGACCTCGGGCATCCGCCTGGGCACGCCTGCGCTCACCACGCGCGGCATGAACGAGAAGGACATGGAGAAGGTGGTGGCCTGGATCGACGCGGCCATCAAGGGCAAGGACAACGAGAGCGCCCTGGCCCAGATCAAGGCCGACGTGAAGAACTTCGCCCGCCAGTTCCCGCTGTTCGCCTGGTAA
- the fabF gene encoding beta-ketoacyl-ACP synthase II produces MKLKRVVVTGMAAITPIGNDLATSWQNLLKGVSGAGPITRFDATGFDTTFACEVKGFDPSQYFPAKQARRMDIFTQYAVAAALMAVKDSGLEITPELAPEVGVLIGCGMGGLNVIEEQHKKLLAGGPGRVSPFFIPVLIANMAAGQAAIFTGAKGPNVCTTTACASGAHGVGYAYTDIMLGRAKAMICGGVESTVAALGVCGFNALKALSTRNDDPTKASRPFDKDRTGFVMGEGAGILMLEELEFAKERGANILAEVAGFGASGDAYHMTAPPETGEGAALAMKAALREAGMQPTDIDCVNAHGTSTQLNDLCETRALKSVFGDYAYKLSVTGNKSMIGHCLGAAGAIESVFSVKTMLEGIVPGTINYDTPDPECDLDYTPNEPKVRTVNTVLNNSFGFGGTNACLVFKKFEA; encoded by the coding sequence ATGAAGCTCAAACGTGTCGTCGTCACCGGCATGGCCGCGATCACGCCCATCGGCAACGATCTGGCCACCAGCTGGCAGAACCTTCTGAAAGGCGTTTCAGGGGCGGGTCCCATCACCCGCTTCGACGCCACGGGATTCGATACCACCTTCGCCTGCGAGGTGAAGGGGTTTGATCCCAGTCAGTACTTCCCGGCCAAGCAGGCCCGCCGCATGGACATTTTCACCCAGTACGCCGTGGCCGCCGCCCTCATGGCAGTCAAGGACTCCGGGCTTGAAATCACCCCGGAGCTGGCTCCCGAAGTGGGCGTGCTCATCGGCTGCGGCATGGGCGGACTGAACGTCATCGAGGAGCAGCACAAGAAGCTCCTGGCTGGCGGCCCCGGTCGCGTGTCGCCTTTCTTCATCCCCGTGCTCATCGCCAACATGGCCGCTGGCCAGGCCGCGATCTTCACCGGAGCCAAAGGCCCCAACGTCTGCACCACCACCGCCTGCGCCTCCGGCGCGCACGGCGTGGGCTACGCCTACACCGACATCATGCTTGGCCGCGCCAAGGCCATGATCTGCGGCGGCGTGGAATCCACCGTGGCCGCCCTTGGCGTGTGCGGCTTCAACGCCCTGAAGGCGCTCTCCACCCGCAACGACGACCCCACCAAAGCCTCGCGCCCCTTCGACAAGGACCGCACCGGCTTCGTCATGGGCGAGGGCGCGGGCATCCTCATGCTTGAGGAGCTGGAGTTCGCCAAGGAACGCGGAGCCAACATCCTGGCCGAAGTGGCCGGTTTCGGCGCTTCCGGCGACGCCTACCACATGACCGCGCCCCCGGAGACCGGCGAAGGCGCTGCCCTGGCCATGAAGGCGGCCCTGCGCGAGGCTGGCATGCAGCCCACGGACATCGACTGCGTCAACGCCCACGGCACCTCCACCCAGCTGAACGACCTGTGCGAGACCCGCGCGCTTAAATCCGTATTCGGCGACTACGCCTACAAGTTGTCGGTCACGGGCAACAAGTCCATGATCGGCCACTGCCTGGGCGCTGCCGGAGCCATCGAGAGCGTGTTCTCCGTCAAGACCATGCTGGAAGGCATCGTACCGGGCACCATCAACTACGATACCCCGGACCCCGAGTGCGATCTGGACTACACGCCCAACGAGCCCAAGGTCCGCACCGTGAACACGGTGCTGAACAACTCCTTCGGCTTCGGCGGGACCAACGCCTGCCTGGTATTCAAGAAGTTTGAAGCGTAA
- the acpP gene encoding acyl carrier protein, with translation MSVVEKVKEIIVDQLGVSIDEVKPEAKFVDDLGADSLDLTELIMAMEEEFGVEIADEDAQKIVKVQDAIDYVSNKQA, from the coding sequence ATGTCCGTCGTAGAAAAAGTCAAAGAGATCATTGTGGACCAGCTGGGCGTGTCCATTGACGAAGTCAAGCCCGAAGCCAAGTTCGTTGACGACCTGGGCGCCGACTCCCTGGACCTGACCGAACTGATCATGGCCATGGAAGAAGAGTTCGGCGTCGAGATCGCCGACGAGGACGCTCAGAAGATCGTCAAGGTCCAAGACGCCATCGACTACGTGTCGAACAAGCAGGCCTAA
- the fabG gene encoding 3-oxoacyl-[acyl-carrier-protein] reductase: MSNPPRLTALVTGGSRGIGAAVAKRLAKDGYSVLFTYVSKPDEAKAVAAHIMSEGGEAQALHLDISDRSAITAFFKEHIEGKTELEVLVNNAGITKDGLLVRMKDEDWDRVIGVNLTGAFTCLREAAKIMMKRRSGRIVNIVSVVGQSGNAGQANYVAAKAGLIGLTKTAALELASRNVTVNAVAPGFIESDMTAGLPDAVKAAFLEQIPLKKMGMPEDVASAVAYLASPEASYVTGQVLAVNGGLYR; encoded by the coding sequence ATGAGCAACCCACCCCGCCTTACCGCACTCGTCACCGGAGGCTCGCGCGGCATCGGTGCAGCCGTGGCCAAACGCCTGGCCAAGGACGGCTATTCCGTTCTGTTCACCTATGTCTCCAAGCCCGACGAGGCCAAAGCCGTGGCCGCCCACATCATGTCCGAGGGCGGCGAGGCCCAGGCCCTGCACCTGGACATCTCCGACCGGAGCGCCATCACCGCGTTCTTCAAGGAGCACATCGAGGGCAAGACCGAACTGGAAGTGCTGGTGAACAACGCCGGCATCACCAAGGACGGCCTCCTGGTGCGCATGAAGGACGAGGACTGGGACCGCGTGATCGGCGTGAACCTCACCGGGGCCTTCACCTGCCTGCGCGAGGCCGCCAAGATCATGATGAAGCGCCGCTCCGGACGCATCGTGAACATCGTTTCCGTGGTGGGCCAGTCAGGCAACGCCGGGCAGGCCAACTACGTGGCCGCCAAGGCCGGGCTCATCGGCCTTACCAAGACCGCCGCGCTGGAGCTTGCCTCCCGCAACGTCACGGTCAACGCTGTGGCTCCCGGCTTCATCGAGAGCGACATGACCGCCGGGCTTCCCGACGCCGTCAAGGCCGCCTTCCTTGAACAGATTCCGCTGAAAAAAATGGGCATGCCCGAGGATGTCGCCTCGGCCGTGGCCTATCTCGCATCGCCGGAGGCTTCCTACGTCACCGGCCAGGTGCTCGCCGTCAACGGCGGCCTGTATCGCTAA
- a CDS encoding beta-ketoacyl-ACP synthase III: MHGRFTIEGFGRHVPERVLTNADLEAIVDTSDDWITTRTGIKERHIAAPGETSSDLAVVAARNALAQAGRTAQDLTHIFYATFTPDAVCPPASSILQEKLGIQGRSAVDMNAACSGFLYALEAGMGALALRPGSTALITASEITTCRTNWADRGTCVLFGDGAGAVILSDKEPKPGQAVIKDIITKSDGSLWPLLTVKAGGSGWPLKLGEQVKEDYFIEMNGPEVYKNAVRSMGQVCEEIVTRNGLAMDDVDLFIPHQANLRIIEAVGKRLKFTGDRVMVTVDRYGNTSAASVAIALSDAVSEGRVKSGSTVLLTTFGGGFTWGAAILKFI, from the coding sequence ATGCACGGACGCTTCACCATAGAAGGCTTCGGCCGTCACGTTCCCGAACGTGTGCTCACCAACGCGGACCTTGAGGCCATCGTCGACACCAGCGACGACTGGATCACCACACGCACCGGCATCAAGGAACGCCACATCGCCGCCCCCGGCGAGACCTCCAGCGACCTTGCCGTGGTGGCCGCGCGCAACGCCCTGGCCCAGGCCGGGCGCACCGCGCAGGACCTCACCCACATCTTTTACGCCACGTTCACCCCGGACGCGGTCTGCCCGCCCGCGTCGAGCATCCTCCAGGAAAAGCTCGGCATCCAGGGCCGCAGCGCCGTGGACATGAACGCCGCCTGCTCCGGCTTCCTCTACGCCCTGGAGGCCGGCATGGGAGCCCTGGCCCTGCGCCCCGGCTCCACGGCCCTGATCACCGCCTCGGAGATCACCACCTGCCGCACCAACTGGGCCGACCGGGGAACCTGCGTCCTGTTCGGCGACGGCGCGGGCGCGGTCATCCTGTCCGACAAGGAACCCAAGCCCGGACAGGCCGTCATAAAGGACATCATCACCAAGTCCGACGGCTCGCTCTGGCCCCTGCTGACCGTCAAGGCTGGCGGTTCCGGCTGGCCGCTGAAGCTCGGCGAGCAGGTGAAGGAAGACTACTTCATCGAGATGAACGGCCCCGAGGTCTACAAGAACGCCGTGCGCTCCATGGGCCAGGTCTGCGAGGAGATCGTGACCAGAAACGGCCTCGCCATGGACGACGTGGACCTGTTCATTCCGCACCAGGCCAACCTGCGCATCATCGAGGCCGTGGGCAAGCGCCTGAAATTCACCGGAGACCGGGTCATGGTTACCGTGGACCGCTACGGAAACACCTCCGCCGCGTCCGTGGCCATCGCCCTGTCCGACGCCGTGAGCGAAGGACGTGTGAAATCCGGCTCCACCGTGCTGCTGACCACCTTCGGCGGCGGTTTCACCTGGGGCGCGGCGATCCTGAAGTTCATCTGA